In the genome of Nocardioides sp. NBC_00368, the window CGATGCTGAACCGTCCCTGCTTCTCGAGCCGGTCGGCCAGCGTCGGCCCGGGAAGCAGCTCCATGACGAGATAGACGATGCTGCCGTACTCGGTCTGCTCGACCCCGACGTCATGCACCTGCACCGTTCCGGGGTGGCTCGCCGCCGTCGTCGAGAGGGCCTCGCGCCGGAACCGCTCGGTCACCTTCGGGTCGGCCGAGGTCTCCACGACCTTCACGGCGACCCAGCGTTCGAGCCTGATGTCGGCCGCCTGCCAGACCTCGCCCATCCCGCCGCGGCCAAGCAGTCGGTGCAGGCGGTAGCGGCCTGCGATCGGGGGGCGCGTTCGCATGCGCATATGGTGTCGGACTCACACCCTGTGCGTCTCGTGTACGCACCGATGAAATCCGCCGATCTTCGCTGAAGTCGCCGGTTTACGCATCAACCGTTCGCTTTCGCGCGCGCAGCAGAGCGATGCCGAGCCCGACGAGCACCGTCAGCACGATGCCGGTGAAGATGCCCCAGCCGATCGTCTGGTTCTTCGCCTCCCGGTGCTCGCGGTCGACATCGTCGGCGAGCTGCCGAGCCGAGTCCACGACCACCTTCTTCAGGTCCTGGACGTAGCTGGCCGCATCGGCCAGCCAGACCTGGTCGACAGGCCTGCCGTCGGAGCTGTCCTTCAGCTGCCGGATCAGGTCGTCGACGTCACGAGCGTTGAGCAGGCGGATGACGGCACGCTGCGAGGAGACCGCGTAGGACCCGAACTCGAACGACTGACCCGAGATCTTGTCGAGCGTCTGCCGTGTCGCCGGGTCGGCGTGGGCGTAGATCGACTGCGAGTGGGTCGCCCAGGAGTCCTGGGCCGCGCTGAGATCGGCGATGCCCTGCTCGCTGATCCGCTCGTTGCGCAACGCGTTCGCCATGATCCGGCGCTCGAGCCCGAGCACCTCCGAGACGGACCCGATCAGCTCGAGGTTCCGCGCCTGCCGCGCCAGCGAGTCGTCCTGGAACGTGGGCAGCTCGGCGGCGAGGTCGAAGAGCCCGTTGACCGCGTTCGTGTACAGCTCGACGGCCACGAGCTTCCCGGACCGGTCGCCCGCGCGGGCGGCCGCGCGGATGTCCGAGAGCCGCTCGATGGCGGCCGCCGTCCGCTCCGTACGCCGCCGCAGGCCCGGGTCGCCGGTGGAGTCGAGGTCCCTGACCTCGGTGGTCCAGGCCTCGATGGACCTGTCGGTGATCTGCAGGAAGTCCTCGGTCAAGTCCGCGTCGGTCCGCAGCGCGTCGCGCTCTATCGAGAGGTCGAAGGCGAGCTGGAAGCTGGTCGGCAAGATGTCGGCCAGCGGACGCGCGCTCCCGACGGTCGACGTCGTGTCGCCGGCCCGGAGCGTGTTCCAGCCGCCGAGGACCAGCCCGGGCAGGACCAGCAGCATCAGCACACCCAGCAGCGTGGGCGAGAGTCGCGGGCCGGTGATGCCGGTCGGACGTACGATCCGCTTCGGTGGGGCCGCGACCCCGCTCTCGAGCACCGCCGCGACCTCGTCGGCCCGGGGGCGCTTGCCCGGGTCTTCGGCGAGCATCGCGGTCGTGATGCCGTCCAGGTGGCCGGGTACGGTCACCAGCGTGCCGACCCGCTCGGGCTCGATGCCTGCGTACGGCGGACGCCCGACGAGCAGCTCGAAGAACACCGCACCGAGCGAGTAGATGTCGCTGGCCGGGCTGGTCCGCCGGCGGTCGATCTGCTCGGGCGACATGTAGGGCAGGGCCTCGCCGCCGCGCGGCGGGACCGCGCCGATCAGCGCGATCCGGCCGTCGGGCGCGTATCCGATGGTGGCCGGCCGGACGTCGCCGTGCACCTGTCCGACGGCGTGGCCCGCCTCGAGGATGCGCGCCACCTGCGCGACGATGGCGGAGGCCTGGTCAGCAGAGAATCGGTTCTCCTGGGCAAGCCGGTCAGCAAGGCTCTGACTGTTCAGAGCGGGTCCGCCCTGTCCGGTCAGATGATTCAAATGCTGGCGACCGGCGCGTGGGGGACGGATACGCATGGGTACATAGTCCCTGTTGAGCGTCGTTCCAGCCTCGGATCACCCGAGAGTTTTCCTGGACTTGGCCAAGAGTTCCGCTGCCCCGTGCGCTAGCCCGGCCGGAGCCGGATCCCGTACTGCTGCACCTTCCGGTAGACCGTGGCCCGCGACATCCCGAGCTCTGCGGCCGCCTCCTGCATGGTGATGCCGGGGCGGGTCAGGACGCGGACGATCTCGCCGCGTTCGAAGGCATCGATGCGGGATAGCGGGCGCCTGGTGTCGGAGAGCACCTCGGCGGGCAGGTGGCGAAGGTCGATCTGGTCGCCGGCGCTCGCGGCCCGCTGGACGACGTGGACTAGCTCGGTGACGTTGCCCGGCCAGCCGTGGTCGTGCAGCGCCCGCTCCGCGGCCGGGGTCAGCGCGATCTCCCGGCCGCGCAGGCGCAGGCCCACCCGATGCGCCAGCGGCAGTACGTCCTCGGGTCGCTCCCGCAGCGGCGGCACCTCGACCACAGTGTCGACGAGGTCGGCCAGGGCCGCCGGGATGCCGTCGAAGGTGTCGGCGGTCATCGCGAACGGCACCGCCGCGACCGTCCCGGGCACGACCTCGACGAGTAGGGCGTGCAGCCGCTCGGCGACCCACGCGGGAAGCATGTTCACGTCGCGTACGACCACCGCGGTGTCCTGCTTGGCGAGCTCCGGTGTCCACAGCGAGAGCCAGGCCTCGGCGTCGGCGGGGTCCGGGGCGGAGGCCGCGAGGATCCGGTCGCGGGGCCGCAGGTCGCGGAAGGCCTGCGCGACCAGCGTCGTACGTCCCACCCCGGGCTCCCCGACCACCGCGACCCGTCGGCCGGCGGTCAGGGCGTCTCGTACCTTTCCCAACGCCTCGCGCCAGCCGGAGGAGAGATCTCGGAGGCTGCCGGCGCCCGGCTCCAGCCGGGGCGCCTCGACCCGGAACACCTCGCCACGGGGAGCCGGTCGCGGGAAGCGGCCATGGGCGCGGGCCAGCATGAGCGAGGCGGTGTTGCTGGCCGCCGACTGGGCCAGGGCGAGCAGCAGGTCGTGGGACGACTCCGACCAGGTGGTCAGGTTGACGCTGCCCTCCAGGCGCCCGCTGATCGGGTCGATCACCGGCGCCGCAGCACAGGTGTAGCTGCACAGCGAGAGCGAGTAGTGCTCCTCGGCCCGGACCACGGTCGGCGTCCGGTCGGCCAGGGCGAGACCGAGCCCGTTGGTGCCGGCCGCGCGCTCGGCGTAGCTGAACCCAGGTGCCAGGTGAACTGCATCGAGGTCCCGGAGCAGTTGCTGGTCGCCGCTGAGCCGGTTGAGTACCAGGCCGCCGGGATCGGTGAGCATCAGGCTGACCGGCTCGTCGACGAGGGTGCGATGGAGGTCGTCGAGCACCTCCTGGCCGCACTGGAAGAAGAGCGACTCCTGGTCGTAGGCACCGGAGAAGACCGGGTCGACGTCCTCGACGGAGACGCCGTACTCCTGGCTGCGCTGCCAGGAGGCGCGCACGCGAGGCGCCAGCGCGGCGGGGTCGACCGCCGCGGTGCGCTGCACAGGAGGATGGCGCCCGGTCATGTGATCGACGTTACATCCGGCGGTCGCGGACGGCAGTCGGGCAACGTCTCAGATTGAGACGGTCGAGGTCTCACATTGAGACGCCGCACCCCTGATCTGCACCGCGCAGCCGCCCTAGCGTCCTGTGACGGAAGCCACAGATCGGAGGACCTGATGTACACGAAAGACGGCGAGTCCTACTTCATCGTCGACGCCCACGTCGCGCTCTGGGACGCCCGCCCGGAGAACCAGCGCAACATCCACGGCAAG includes:
- a CDS encoding nitrate- and nitrite sensing domain-containing protein, with translation MARILEAGHAVGQVHGDVRPATIGYAPDGRIALIGAVPPRGGEALPYMSPEQIDRRRTSPASDIYSLGAVFFELLVGRPPYAGIEPERVGTLVTVPGHLDGITTAMLAEDPGKRPRADEVAAVLESGVAAPPKRIVRPTGITGPRLSPTLLGVLMLLVLPGLVLGGWNTLRAGDTTSTVGSARPLADILPTSFQLAFDLSIERDALRTDADLTEDFLQITDRSIEAWTTEVRDLDSTGDPGLRRRTERTAAAIERLSDIRAAARAGDRSGKLVAVELYTNAVNGLFDLAAELPTFQDDSLARQARNLELIGSVSEVLGLERRIMANALRNERISEQGIADLSAAQDSWATHSQSIYAHADPATRQTLDKISGQSFEFGSYAVSSQRAVIRLLNARDVDDLIRQLKDSSDGRPVDQVWLADAASYVQDLKKVVVDSARQLADDVDREHREAKNQTIGWGIFTGIVLTVLVGLGIALLRARKRTVDA
- a CDS encoding GAF domain-containing protein, which codes for MTGRHPPVQRTAAVDPAALAPRVRASWQRSQEYGVSVEDVDPVFSGAYDQESLFFQCGQEVLDDLHRTLVDEPVSLMLTDPGGLVLNRLSGDQQLLRDLDAVHLAPGFSYAERAAGTNGLGLALADRTPTVVRAEEHYSLSLCSYTCAAAPVIDPISGRLEGSVNLTTWSESSHDLLLALAQSAASNTASLMLARAHGRFPRPAPRGEVFRVEAPRLEPGAGSLRDLSSGWREALGKVRDALTAGRRVAVVGEPGVGRTTLVAQAFRDLRPRDRILAASAPDPADAEAWLSLWTPELAKQDTAVVVRDVNMLPAWVAERLHALLVEVVPGTVAAVPFAMTADTFDGIPAALADLVDTVVEVPPLRERPEDVLPLAHRVGLRLRGREIALTPAAERALHDHGWPGNVTELVHVVQRAASAGDQIDLRHLPAEVLSDTRRPLSRIDAFERGEIVRVLTRPGITMQEAAAELGMSRATVYRKVQQYGIRLRPG